One genomic region from Drosophila subpulchrella strain 33 F10 #4 breed RU33 chromosome 2R, RU_Dsub_v1.1 Primary Assembly, whole genome shotgun sequence encodes:
- the LOC119550778 gene encoding suppressor-of-stellate-like protein, translating into MSYHQSVDSLGDGSWISWFLEVKGNGFACRVPTDFIEDKFNLTGLEFFSHTMDLVLDPEFDYQGWDNEVDTADAEQLYGMIHARYILSTRGVEDMCLKYERGDFGSCPRVYCKGQRTLPVGLSDQWNQSNVKIYCPRCNDIFQPRSRCGLLDGAMFGTSFPHMFFMQLPAMRPSPPQEKYVPRLYGFQLHRNALVPPELPEQMPKSQGSPTSQSTFLSSTNTMPLSNSVRRSLKGKQV; encoded by the exons ATGTCGTACCA TCAGAGCGTCGACTCGCTGGGAgatggcagctggatcagctGGTTCCTTGAGGTCAAGGGCAACGGGTTCGCCTGCCGCGTGCCCACTGACTTCATAGAGGACAAGTTCAACTTGACGGGTCTGGAGTTCTTTAGCCATACCATGGATTTGGTTTTGGATCCGGAATTCGACTATCAGGGATGGGACAACGAGGTGGATACAGCGGATGCGGAGCAGCTGTACGGCATGATCCATGCCAGATATATCCTATCCACGCGCGGCGTGGAGGATATGTGTCTGAAGTACGAGAGGGGTGACTTCGGCTCCTGTCCGAGGGTCTACTGCAAGGGCCAGAGGACCCTGCCCGTTGGCCTCTCCGATCAGTGGAACCAGTCCAATGTGAAGATCTACTGTCCGCGTTGCAACGACATCTTTCAGCCCAGATCTCGTTGTGGACTGCTCGATGGAGCCATGTTTGGGACCAGTTTCCCACACATGTTCTTCATGCAGCTGCCGGCCATGAGGCCTTCTCCTCCCCAGGAGAAGTACGTGCCCCG TCTCTATGGCTTCCAGCTGCATAGGAATGCACTGGTTCCACCGGAGTTACCTGAGCAGATGCCCAAGAGTCAGGGATCCCCCACCAGCCAGTCTACTTTCTTATCCTCAACCAATACCATGCCACTATCCAATTCTGTACGACGCTCTTTGAAGGGAAAGCAGGTTTAA
- the LOC119550601 gene encoding T-complex protein 1 subunit zeta-like: MSAVSLLNPKAEIARAAQALGINIAGAMGLQKLMASNLGPKGTTKMLVSPAGDIKITKDGNVLLHEMNIRHPTANMIARASTAQDDSLGDGTTTTVLLIGELLKQAELLIAEGLHPRILVEGIMLAKERSLEVLQSLKIPTGLEREDLIPVARTSLRSKLDPGLADMLTDICVDAILAIRGDGSGNLDLNMIELMEMLQHTALETQLIEGLVLDHGGRHVNMPKSLQDAYILICNVSLELEKTSVTSGFCYKSAEELEKCVTEEHRFIDLRLAKIIELKNRVCKDSQKGFVVINQKGIDVPSLEALAKEGILGLRRAKSRNMERLVRACGGEALNSLEDLQEEHLGFAASVREEQLGETKYTFVEHCRNPTSVTILIRGQARHQISAIKDAIRDGLHAIRNAIQDSCVIPGAGAFEMRAHQELLEFKNSVKGKAQLGVQLFAEALLVIPKTLATNSGFDVQDTIVKLIEAQREAKESPVGLDLATGEPMDPTSVGILDNFCVLRQILESCSVIASNLLLTDEIMQAGMTSLKG, translated from the coding sequence ATGTCGGCAGTGAGTCTCCTGAATCCCAAGGCCGAAATTGCCCGGGCTGCCCAGGCCCTCGGTATAAATATAGCTGGGGCAATGGGTCTGCAGAAACTAATGGCCTCCAATCTGGGTCcgaagggcaccaccaagaTGCTTGTTTCGCCAGCTGGCGACATCAAGATCACCAAGGATGGCAATGTGCTGCTCCACGAGATGAACATCCGTCATCCCACGGCGAACATGATTGCCAGGGCGAGCACTGCCCAGGATGATTCCCTGGGAGATGGAACTACGACCACGGTGCTCCTGATTGGTGAGCTCCTGAAGCAGGCCGAGTTGCTCATCGCAGAGGGACTGCATCCTCGGATCTTAGTGGAGGGTATAATGTTGGCCAAGGAGCGCTCCTTGGAGGTACTTCAATCCCTCAAGATTCCTACTGGATTGGAAAGGGAAGACCTGATCCCGGTGGCCAGAACCAGTTTGAGAAGCAAATTGGATCCTGGCCTGGCTGACATGCTCACGGATATATGCGTAGATGCCATCCTGGCTATTCGTGGTGATGGAAGTGGCAACCTGGATCTCAACATGATTGAACTCATGGAAATGCTGCAGCACACGGCCTTAGAAACCCAGCTCATTGAGGGACTGGTTCTGGATCACGGTGGACGCCATGTGAATATGCCAAAAAGCCTTCAGGATGCCTACATCCTGATCTGCAATGTATCCCTGGAACTGGAGAAAACCTCGGTGACCTCGGGGTTTTGCTATAAAAGCGCCGAGGAGCTGGAGAAATGTGTTACCGAGGAACACCGCTTCATTGATCTGCGTCTGGCCAAGATTATAGAACTGAAGAATCGAGTTTGTAAGGACAGCCAAAAGGGATTCGTGGTCATCAACCAAAAGGGCATCGATGTGCCTTCTCTGGAAGCTTTGGCTAAGGAAGGGATTCTTGGCTTGAGGCGGGCCAAAAGCAGGAACATGGAGCGTTTGGTCAGAGCCTGTGGCGGAGAAGCCTTGAATTCTCTGGAGGATTTGCAGGAGGAGCACCTGGGATTCGCCGCCTCGGTTCGTGAGGAGCAGCTGGGCGAGACAAAGTACACCTTTGTGGAGCACTGCCGGAATCCCACGTCCGTTACGATCTTGATTCGCGGACAAGCTCGTCATCAGATATCCGCGATTAAAGACGCCATACGCGATGGTCTTCATGCGATTCGGAATGCCATCCAGGACTCCTGTGTGATTCCAGGAGCTGGAGCCTTCGAAATGAGAGCCCACCAGGAACTCCTTGAGTTTAAGAACTCCGTCAAGGGAAAGGCTCAGTTGGGAGTTCAACTCTTCGCCGAGGCCTTGTTGGTAATACCCAAAACCTTGGCCACAAACAGTGGATTTGATGTTCAGGACACCATTGTCAAGCTAATAGAAGCCCAACGAGAGGCGAAGGAATCTCCCGTAGGACTTGACCTGGCTACTGGAGAACCCATGGACCCGACGTCTGTCGGCATTTTGGACAACTTCTGTGTCCTGCGGCAAATCCTAGAGTCCTGCTCTGTTATTGCCAGCAATCTTCTGCTTACCGATGAAATAATGCAGGCCGGCATGACCTCTCTGAAGGGTTAA